A single region of the Silene latifolia isolate original U9 population chromosome 8, ASM4854445v1, whole genome shotgun sequence genome encodes:
- the LOC141595498 gene encoding uncharacterized protein LOC141595498, whose protein sequence is MNFDDPNFLENLQRALKKLQENDSKWLPRRERTVEEFEVSELPEFTGGTDPKDYLEWERKIERMFDFEVLDDAKRCKYATQRLSGEASLWYRSLKARRARAGKEKLSSWDSLKRKLRKRYVPATYRLPTYREIANLNQGRLHVSKYIDEFDNLTLMREVEESEELKMVEAQGKSELPTIYGESSRNWRNKGGPEGSLASNIGEPKSAATLSSTARAPDSKGTSLSACPNEQLNTLRDTVAYRDELFDEEERLGDVFNFEEREKDESIEPLSDDDQIKDVIEDDIFANLDEPHAGELEEVYDETHMEESDHTSYDDATQDNPNLVPISDEEIKDVFSEELLAGLPPIRGIEHQIDLLPRAPLPNKAAYRCNPMETKELQIEELMERGYVRESTSPCVVPTLLVPKKDGTWRMCVDSRVMNNITIKYRFPIPRLNDMLDELHGSETFSKIDLRNGYHQMRIRERDKWKTAFKTRHGLYKWAVMPFGLTNAPSTFMRLLNEVLKPFLSRFVVVYLDDILGYSRTEEEHFLHLREVFDILGGQKLYGKKKKWSLWVKSVIFLDYMLSKDGVSVDQTKIEAIKSWPTPKPITEVQSFRGLASFYRRFIRNVSTTTSPIPEGTNKGTFIWTTAAQKEFETIIQKLCKAPLLALPDFTQPFEVEYDASGVGIGAILIQGKRPIAYFSEKFNGPRFNYSTYDKELYAIVRALNHWSRYPRPNHFILHSDHESLKYNNRKHKLNLKLAKWADHISFDSQGKEPYQSQIDKYIDEKLHGGNSNFLLKSIFMEAHDDLVASSNHYLDFGRIVHGRWWEGNHKKVKHKQRWHTMVVIDNTHYKFKSPERDKYEDYIEDDELKKRSTGCVNCFMFLIKFESNFQICFDPGGIKYDSTMCSGDFNQVEFSSDKLGGSDKLIRGANLFSYWKNTHFLMDIPFKGPRFN, encoded by the exons ATGAACTTCGACGATCCCAACTTTCTTGAGAATCTTCAAAGAGCCTTGAAAAAGTTACAAGAAAACGATTCCAAGTGGTTGCCTAGACGAGAACGAACCGTTGAAGAGTTCGAAGTgagtgaactacccgagttcacGGGAGGCACGGACCCAAAGGACTACCTCGAATGGGAACGGAAAATCGAACGAATGTTTGATTTTGAAGTTCTGGATGACGCGAAACGCTGCAAGTACGCTACTCAAAGACTTAGTGGAGAGGCTTCACTATGGTACAGGAGTTTGAAAGCAAGGCGTGCTCGCGCTGGAAAAGAGAAATTATCATCTTGGGATTCACTTAAACGCAAATTGCGCAAGAGATATGTTCCAGCAACTTATAGGCTCCCGACTTATCGTGAGATCGCCAATCTCAACCAAGGGAGGCTTCATGTCTCTAAATACATCGACGAGTTTGATAATCTCACTCTAATGAGAGAAGTGGAAGAGAGTGAAGAATTAAAGATGGTTGAAGCACAAGGAAAATCTGAATTGCCAACAATTTATGGTGAGAGTAGTCGGAATTGGAGGAACAAGGGAGGACCGGAAGGGAGTCTGGCAAGTAATATTGGCGAACCCAAGTCGGCTGCCACCCTTAGTTCCACGGCAAGAGCGCCCGATTCTAAGGGAACAAGTCTAAGCGCGTGTCCAAATGAACAATTAAATACCTTGAGAGACACTGTTGCTTATCGGGATGAGTTGTTTGATGAGGAGgaacgattgggtgatgtgttcaaTTTCGAAGAAAGAGAAAAAGACGAGAGTATAGAGCCATTGAGTGACGATGatcaaattaaagatgtgattgaagatgacatatttGCCAACTTGGATGAACCTCATGCGGGAg aattggaagaagttTATGACGAAACTCACATGGAAGAAAgtgatcatacaagttatgacgATGCAACTCAAGACAATCCTAATCTTGTGCCAATCTCGGATGAGGAAATCAAGGATGTTTTCTCCGAAGAACTACTCGCTGGTTTACCACCTATTCGAGGGATTGAACACCAAATCGATCTCCTACCCAGAGCTCCCTTACCAAACAAGGCCGCCTATAGATGCAATCCAATGGAGACAAAGGAATTGCAAATCGAGGAATTGATGGAACGAGGTTATGTGCGCGAGAGCACAAGTCCATGTGTTGTCCCTACTCTACTTGTCCCAAAGAAAGATGGGACGTGGCGAATGTGCGTTGATAGTCGAGTCAtgaacaacataactatcaagTATCGTTTTCCTATCCCAAGGCTTAACGACATGCTTGACGAGTTACATGGATCCGAAACCTTTTCTAAGATCGACTTAAGGAATGGTTATCACCAAATGCGAATAAGAGAAAGGGATAAGTGGAAAACCGCGTTCAAGACTAGACATGGGTTATACAAGTGGgccgtcatgccattcggattaACCAATGCTCCGAGTACTTTTATGCGACTCTTGAACGAGGTACTCAAACCATTCTTGAGCAGATTTGTTGTCGTCTATTTGGATGACATTTTGGGGTACAGTCGAACTGAGGAAGAACATTTCTTACACCTTCGAGAGGTGTTCGACATACTTGGAGGGCAGAAACTCTATGGAAAGAAGAAGAAGTGGTCGTTGTGGGTCAAGAGTGTCATCTTTCTCGACTATATGTTATCTAAAGACGGGGTTTCGGTTGATCAAACCAAAATTGAGGCAATCAAGTCGTGGCCTACCCCTAAGCCCATCACGGAAGTCCAGTCATTTCGTGGGCTTGCTTCGTTTTATCGAAGGTTTATTCGGAACGTTAGTACCACTACTAGTCCTATCCCCGAGGGTACGAATAAAGGAACCTTCATATGGACCACAGCCGCTCAAAAGGAGTTCGAGACCATTATTCAAAAACTTTGCAAGGCACCATTATTGGCACTCCCGGATTTCACTCAACCATTTGAGGTGGAATATGACGCAAGCGGTGTTGGAATTGGAGCCATATTAATACAAGGAAAGCGACCCATCGCTTATTTCTCCGAGAAATTCAATGGTCCTAGATTCAACTACTCTACGTACGACAAAGAGTTATATGCGATCGTGAGAGCTCTTAATCATTGGAGTCGTTATCCCCGTCCGAATCACTTCATACTACATTCGGATCATGAATCGTTGAAGTACAATAACAGGAAGCATAAGTTGAATCTGAAACTTGCCAAATGGGCGGATCACATTAGTTTTGATTCCCAAGGGAAAGAACCGTATCAATCGCAAATTGATAAATACATTGACGAGAAGCTACATGGTGGGAACTCTAACTTCTTATTGAAGTCAATTTTCATGGAAGCTCATGATGATCTTGTTGCTTCGAGCAACCATTATTTGGATTTTGGTAGAATTGTGCATGGAAGGTGGTGGGAAGGAAATCACAAGAAAGTAAAGCACAAGCAAAGATGGCACACAATGGTTGTGATTGACAATACTCATTACAAATTCAAATCACCAGAGAGGGATAAATATGaagactacattgaagatgatgagCTGAAGAAAAGATCAACGGGGTGCGTAAACTGCTTCATGTTCTTAATCAAGTTTGAATCTAACTTCCAGATTTGCTTTGATCCCGGCGGCATCAAATATGATTCGACTATGTGCTCGG GTGATTTCAATCAAGTTGAGTTCTCTTCTGATAAGTTAGGTGGCAGTGATAAGTTGATCAGAGGAGCAAACTTATTCTCATACTGGAAGAATACACATTTTCTGATGGATATCCCCTTTAAGGGACCTAGATTCAATTAG
- the LOC141595500 gene encoding uncharacterized protein LOC141595500, with the protein MEKLLRLSHTPEEEKIEIVSYYLKGAANDWWTIAQEAFKTTPGYGWNEFRASHEKKYYPPAMKHQKEQEFHNQEMGAMTLTEYTRKFDELSKFAKRLVPDEETRINQYVRQMEPSLNQLMVGHDFPTFQAAYKKAMAILAAIQNADKNKKKTFTPTVSHNSFIQKPLYQKPHYPKPLYQKPRHQKPFHQKSKPFAKKFQANLSNKIFPKGDNTEEGHKSYVCPKKTGTPLIQGRAYMMIDCGEEEQADTITGKFLVNSCMAFILFDTGASLSHVSPTFIAKAKLPNPEAIHASIAIPNGQTLNCKARYRGVPVIILGSTFPANLISLDLPGFDIILGMDWLAKYHAKFECRGQNISLRISLRARVTYKGYKPNTRVKVINVMKLASQMRKGEHTFLCNINSIGGEKLRIEDIPVVREFPEVFPEELPGIPPERDVEFSIDLVSGTAPI; encoded by the exons ATGGAGAAACTGCTGAGGCTAAGCCACACTCCCGAAGAGGAAAAGATTGAGATAGTATCCTACTACCTCAAAGGAGCAGCGAACGATTGGTGGACAATCGCTCAAGAAGCTTTTAAGACAACCCCTGGATACGGATGGAATGAGTTCAGAGCCAGCCACGAGAAGAAATACTATCCTCCAGCCATGAAGCATCAGAAGGAACAAGAGTTCCACAATCAAGAGATGGGAGCTATGACTCTTACTGAGTACACTCGCAAGTTTGATGAACTCTCCAAGTTCGCCAAGAGACTGGTACCAGATGAGGAGACGCGCATCAATCAGTATGTGCGTCAGATGGAACCCAGTTTGAACCAGTTGATGGTGGGACATGACTTCCCAACTTTCCAAGCTGCCTACAAGAAAGCCATGGCCATTTTGGCTGCCATCCAAAATGCGgacaagaataagaagaaaacCTTTACCCCTACAGTGTCCCATAACAGTTTCATTCAGAAACCCCTTTACCAAAAACCTCACTATCCGAAACCCCTTTATCAGAAGCCTCGTCATCAAAAACCTTTTCACCAGAAGTCAAAACCTTTTGCCAAGAAATTTCAGGCCAACTTATCGAACAAGATCTTCCCCAAGGGCGACAATACCG AGGAAGGTCACAAGTCTTACGTCTGTCCCAAGAAGACGGGAACCCCACTGATTCAGGGAAGGGCTTACATGATGATCGATTGTGGAGAAGAGGAACAAGCCGATACAATCACTGGTAAATTTCTAGTTAACTCTTGTATGGCTTTCATTTTGTTCGACACAGGAGCATCTCTATCACATGTATCACCAACCTTCATAGCTAAGGCTAAACTTCCAAATCCCGAAGCAATCCATGCATCCATTGCAATTCCTAACGGTCAGACCTTAAACTGCAAAGCAAGGTACAGAGGCGTTCCTGTTATCATCCTTGGTTCGACCTTTCCGGCTAACCTCATCAGCCTCGACTTACCTGGTTTCGACATCATTTTGGGAATGGATTGGCTAGCAAAGTACCACGCCAAGTTTGAGTGTAGAGGCCAAAATATTTCACTAAGGATCTCGCTCAGAGCAAGAGTAACTTATAAAGGTTACAAACCGAACACCCGAGTTAAGGTCATCAACGTTATGAAGCTAGCGAGCCAGATGCGTAAAGGAGAACATACCTTCTTGTGCAACATAAATTCCATAGGAGGGGAAAAGCTCAGGATCGAGGACATACCCGTAGTCCGGGAATTTCCTGAGGTATTTCCCGAGGAATTACCAGGAATACCACCAGAGCGTGATGTAGAGTTCTCAATCGACCTAGTGTCAGGCACTGCCCCGATTTAA